One window of Microbacterium sp. Root61 genomic DNA carries:
- the aceB gene encoding malate synthase A: MTPATATPMRTRTGSIPTQTHEPSIEISGRIGPRYDEILTPEAVAFLTELHQRFAGRRHDRLADRMRRRFEIGNGQDPQFRDDTAHVREDSEWRVAGAGPGLEDRRVEITGPTDPKMTINALNSGARVWLADQEDATSPTWKNVIEGQLSLRDAIRGELSFTSPEGKTYEVTAERTPTIVMRPRGWHLVEGHMCFTDRAGRSMAASGSLVDFGLYFFHNAQQLIANGRGPYFYIAKLESSEEAKLWDDVFSFSEQYIGIPHGTIRATVLIETLPAAFEMEEILFELRDHCAGLNAGRWDYIFSIIKNYRGRGARFVLPDRSEVTMTVPFMRSYTELLVKTCHKRGAFAIGGMSAFIPNRRDPEVTALAFEKVAADKKREAGDGFDGTWVAHPDLIPTAMAEFDAILGDRPNQVDRQRDDVEVKAADLIDVHIGRPVTAAGVHGNVSVAIRYIEAWLRGLGAVALDNLMEDAATAEISRSQVWQWIHQDHVTEEGTPITREYVEGLIGEVLGEVERRDGDRFDDAAEVFRDVALGQEFPAFLTLPAYSRFLIETA; encoded by the coding sequence ATGACACCTGCAACCGCCACCCCGATGCGTACCCGCACGGGGTCGATCCCCACCCAGACCCACGAGCCGTCCATCGAGATCTCGGGCCGCATCGGCCCTCGCTACGACGAGATCCTCACGCCGGAGGCCGTCGCCTTCCTCACCGAGCTGCACCAGCGCTTCGCCGGCCGCCGTCACGACCGGCTCGCCGACCGCATGCGCCGCCGCTTCGAGATCGGCAACGGTCAGGACCCGCAGTTCCGCGACGACACCGCACACGTCCGCGAGGACAGCGAGTGGCGCGTCGCGGGCGCCGGTCCCGGGCTCGAGGACCGCCGCGTCGAGATCACCGGTCCGACCGACCCGAAGATGACGATCAACGCCCTCAACTCGGGCGCCCGGGTCTGGCTCGCCGACCAGGAGGACGCGACCAGCCCGACCTGGAAGAACGTCATCGAGGGGCAGCTGTCCCTGCGCGATGCGATCCGCGGCGAGCTGTCGTTCACGAGCCCCGAGGGCAAGACGTACGAGGTCACGGCCGAGCGCACCCCCACGATCGTGATGCGTCCGCGCGGCTGGCACCTGGTCGAGGGGCACATGTGCTTCACCGACCGCGCCGGGCGCAGCATGGCCGCGTCGGGCTCGCTGGTGGACTTCGGTCTGTACTTCTTCCACAACGCGCAGCAGCTGATCGCCAACGGCCGCGGGCCGTACTTCTACATCGCGAAGCTGGAATCCAGCGAAGAGGCGAAGCTGTGGGACGACGTGTTCAGCTTCAGCGAGCAGTACATCGGCATCCCGCACGGCACCATCCGCGCGACGGTGCTCATCGAGACGCTGCCGGCCGCATTCGAAATGGAGGAGATCCTCTTCGAGCTGCGCGATCACTGCGCGGGCCTGAATGCCGGACGCTGGGACTACATCTTCTCGATCATCAAGAACTACCGCGGGCGCGGCGCACGGTTCGTGCTGCCCGACCGCAGCGAGGTCACGATGACAGTGCCGTTCATGCGGTCTTACACCGAACTGCTCGTGAAGACCTGCCACAAGCGCGGCGCCTTCGCGATCGGCGGCATGAGCGCGTTCATCCCGAACCGTCGTGACCCCGAGGTCACCGCCCTGGCGTTCGAGAAGGTCGCCGCCGACAAGAAGCGCGAGGCCGGCGACGGCTTCGACGGCACGTGGGTGGCTCACCCCGACCTGATCCCGACGGCGATGGCCGAGTTCGACGCCATCCTCGGCGACCGGCCCAACCAGGTCGACCGTCAGCGCGACGACGTCGAGGTGAAGGCCGCCGACCTGATCGACGTGCACATCGGTCGTCCGGTGACCGCCGCCGGCGTGCACGGCAACGTGTCCGTCGCGATCCGCTACATCGAGGCGTGGCTGCGGGGCCTGGGCGCCGTGGCGCTGGACAACCTCATGGAGGATGCCGCGACCGCCGAGATCAGCCGCTCGCAGGTGTGGCAGTGGATCCACCAGGATCACGTCACCGAAGAGGGCACCCCGATCACGCGCGAGTACGTCGAGGGGCTCATCGGCGAGGTGCTGGGCGAGGTCGAGCGCCGCGACGGCGACCGCTTCGACGACGCGGCCGAGGTCTTCCGCGACGTGGCGCTCGGGCAGGAGTTCCCGGCGTTCCTGACGCTGCCGGCCTACTCCCGCTTCCTGATCGAGACCGCCTGA
- the gabT gene encoding 4-aminobutyrate--2-oxoglutarate transaminase, which produces MSATDIIAAPPLGGPTLPQERRMITSIPGPRSTELLERKSRAVAAGVGHTVPISAVAAGGGVVVDADGNSLIDLGSGIAVTSVGNAHPKVVAAVQAQVAQFTHTCFMISPYESYVEVAEALNRVTPGDHEKKSALFNSGAEAVENAVKIARKYTKKQAVVAFDHAYHGRTNLTMALTAKSMPYKSGFGPFASEIYRVPTSYPYRDGLSGPEAATKAISLIEKQIGADNLAAVIIEPIQGEGGFIVPAEGFLPTVVEWCRANNVVFIADEVQTGFARTGAMFASELFGIVPDLVTTAKGIAGGLPLAAVTGRAEIMDASHAGGLGGTYGGNPIACAAAVASIDVFENDGLIERAREIGEILTPRLTALQASDPRIGDVRGAGAMVAAEFVHPETGEPDAALTGAVAKACIAAGVIVLTCGTYGNVIRFLPPLSIPDALLNEGLDVVASALAEN; this is translated from the coding sequence ATGAGCGCCACCGACATCATTGCCGCGCCGCCCCTGGGCGGACCGACCCTGCCGCAGGAGCGGCGCATGATCACGAGCATTCCGGGACCGCGGTCTACGGAACTGCTCGAGCGGAAGTCTCGCGCCGTCGCCGCGGGCGTCGGTCACACTGTGCCGATCTCGGCGGTCGCCGCCGGCGGTGGTGTCGTCGTCGACGCCGACGGCAACTCGCTGATCGACCTCGGCTCGGGCATCGCGGTCACCAGCGTCGGCAACGCGCACCCGAAGGTCGTCGCGGCGGTGCAGGCGCAGGTCGCGCAATTCACGCACACGTGCTTCATGATCTCGCCCTACGAGTCCTACGTCGAGGTAGCCGAGGCGCTCAACCGCGTCACCCCGGGCGACCACGAGAAGAAGTCGGCCCTGTTCAACTCCGGCGCCGAGGCGGTCGAGAACGCCGTCAAGATCGCCCGCAAGTACACGAAGAAGCAGGCTGTCGTCGCGTTCGACCACGCCTACCACGGCCGGACGAACCTCACGATGGCGCTGACGGCGAAGAGCATGCCGTACAAGAGCGGCTTCGGGCCGTTCGCGTCCGAGATCTACCGCGTTCCGACCTCCTACCCGTACCGTGACGGACTCTCCGGCCCCGAGGCGGCGACGAAGGCCATCTCGCTCATCGAGAAGCAGATCGGCGCCGACAACCTCGCCGCCGTCATCATCGAGCCGATCCAGGGCGAGGGCGGCTTCATCGTCCCGGCGGAGGGCTTCCTCCCGACTGTGGTCGAGTGGTGCCGCGCGAACAACGTCGTGTTCATCGCCGACGAGGTGCAGACCGGCTTCGCCCGTACCGGCGCCATGTTCGCGAGCGAGCTGTTCGGCATCGTCCCTGACCTGGTCACGACCGCCAAGGGCATCGCGGGGGGCCTGCCCCTGGCGGCCGTGACCGGCCGGGCCGAGATCATGGACGCCTCGCACGCCGGCGGTCTCGGCGGCACGTACGGTGGCAACCCGATCGCGTGCGCGGCCGCCGTCGCCTCCATCGACGTCTTCGAGAACGACGGCCTCATCGAGCGGGCGCGTGAGATCGGCGAGATCCTCACCCCGCGCCTCACCGCACTCCAGGCATCCGACCCGCGCATCGGCGACGTCCGTGGCGCGGGTGCCATGGTGGCCGCCGAATTCGTGCACCCCGAGACCGGGGAGCCGGATGCCGCGCTCACCGGCGCGGTGGCCAAGGCGTGCATCGCGGCCGGCGTGATCGTGCTGACGTGCGGCACCTACGGCAACGTCATCCGCTTCCTCCCGCCGCTGTCGATCCCCGACGCGCTGCTGAACGAGGGGCTGGATGTCGTGGCATCCGCCCTCGCCGAGAACTGA
- a CDS encoding flavin monoamine oxidase family protein, which translates to MTEITRDVIVIGAGAAGLTAANELKRAGLSVAVLEARDRVGGRLWTDVIDGAMLEIGGQWVSPDQDALIETIAELGLETYERYRDGDSVYVGPDGTSHRFTGEMFPVGPETERVIAEITERLDAMVAEIDPDRPWAHEKAAEWDSISWDAWLRAQTDDDEAVRNLAFATGSAMLTKPTHSFSLLQSMLMAASAGSYSNLVDADFILDKRVVGGLQQVPLLLAERLGGDVFLGQPVRTLEWGDAGVTAVTDEMTVRARFAIMALAPVLYNRVSFVPPLPRRQHQLHQHLSMGFVIKVHAVYETPFWRAQGLSGTAFSPYELSHEAYDNTNHGDERGTLVGFVSDQHADDVFQLSAEERKERILESLSHYYGPEAKNPVVYYESDWGSEEWTRGAYAASFDLGGLHRYGADLRTPVGPIHFACSDMAGAGYQHVDGAIRMGRLAAAHIIEDARA; encoded by the coding sequence ATGACCGAGATTACGAGAGACGTCATCGTGATCGGCGCGGGGGCCGCCGGCCTCACCGCCGCGAACGAGTTGAAGCGCGCCGGTCTGTCGGTCGCCGTGCTCGAGGCGCGGGACCGTGTCGGAGGGCGCCTGTGGACCGATGTCATCGACGGCGCCATGCTCGAGATCGGCGGCCAATGGGTCTCGCCCGATCAGGACGCGCTCATCGAGACGATCGCCGAGCTGGGCCTGGAGACGTACGAGCGGTACCGCGACGGCGACAGCGTCTACGTCGGACCCGACGGCACGTCCCACCGGTTCACGGGGGAGATGTTCCCCGTCGGCCCCGAGACGGAGCGCGTGATCGCGGAGATCACCGAGCGTCTGGACGCGATGGTGGCCGAGATCGACCCCGACCGTCCGTGGGCGCACGAGAAGGCCGCCGAATGGGACTCGATCTCGTGGGATGCGTGGCTGCGGGCGCAGACCGACGACGACGAGGCTGTGCGCAACCTCGCGTTCGCGACGGGATCCGCGATGCTGACCAAGCCGACGCACTCGTTCTCGCTGCTGCAGTCGATGCTGATGGCGGCCTCGGCCGGTTCCTACTCGAACCTCGTCGACGCGGACTTCATCCTCGACAAGCGCGTCGTAGGCGGCCTCCAGCAGGTTCCGCTGCTGCTGGCCGAGCGCCTCGGCGGCGACGTCTTCCTGGGGCAGCCGGTGCGCACCCTCGAATGGGGGGATGCCGGAGTCACCGCCGTCACCGACGAGATGACCGTGCGCGCGCGGTTCGCGATCATGGCGCTCGCGCCGGTGCTCTACAACCGCGTCTCGTTCGTGCCGCCGCTGCCGCGTCGGCAGCACCAGCTGCACCAGCACCTGTCGATGGGCTTCGTCATCAAGGTGCACGCGGTCTACGAGACGCCGTTCTGGCGTGCGCAGGGGCTGTCAGGCACCGCGTTCAGCCCGTACGAGCTCTCGCACGAGGCCTACGACAACACCAACCACGGTGACGAGCGCGGCACCCTGGTCGGGTTCGTCTCCGACCAGCACGCGGACGACGTGTTCCAGCTCTCGGCCGAGGAGCGCAAGGAGCGCATCCTCGAGTCGCTGTCGCATTACTACGGTCCCGAGGCGAAGAACCCGGTCGTGTACTACGAGAGCGACTGGGGGAGCGAGGAGTGGACCCGAGGGGCCTACGCCGCAAGCTTCGACCTCGGCGGTCTGCACCGCTACGGCGCCGACCTGCGCACCCCCGTCGGACCGATCCACTTCGCGTGCAGCGACATGGCCGGCGCCGGGTACCAGCACGTCGACGGGGCGATCCGCATGGGCCGCCTGGCCGCCGCGCACATCATCGAAGACGCCCGCGCATGA
- a CDS encoding APC family permease → MSAPESTAVPPLAPVVEKGKATGLSAKGLSAGTIGLIGAVVIGISCIAPAYTLTAALGPTVSEVGFQVPAIILVGFIPMLLVAFGYRELNRKMPDSGTSFTWAARAFGPWVGWMAGWGLVAATILVLSNLAGIAVEFLFLLIDQIAGSPGTIAELAFNPFINVGVCLLFMLGATLISYRDMQTTQKLQYVLVTFQVLVLVIFSVAAFVHVAQGNAFDASPVELSWFNPFAVGSLTAVVAGLSLSIFIFWGWDVTLTMNEETKNPEKTPGRAATLTVVTIVVLYLLISVSLLAFAGTGEEGLGLGNPDIQANVFFYLSGPILGPMAFLVSLAVLTSSASSLQSTFVGPARTLLSMGHYGALPPAFAKVSPRFFTPGYATVVSAIVASAFYAIMRFVSEDTLWDTILTLGMMICFYYGITAFACVWYFRKQWFDSVRNVFFTFLFPLIGGAILAWLFFSTLIDSMDPAYGSGSQIGGVGIVFILGMVIIGAGIVIMIWQAVKRPAFFRGETLSMDAPASLRRARR, encoded by the coding sequence ATGAGCGCTCCCGAAAGCACCGCCGTGCCGCCGCTTGCCCCTGTCGTGGAGAAGGGGAAGGCGACCGGACTCTCGGCGAAGGGGCTCAGCGCCGGCACCATCGGCCTGATCGGCGCCGTCGTCATCGGCATCTCCTGCATCGCGCCGGCCTACACCCTCACCGCGGCCCTCGGACCGACCGTGTCGGAGGTGGGCTTCCAGGTCCCCGCGATCATCCTCGTCGGGTTCATCCCGATGCTGCTGGTGGCATTCGGCTACCGCGAGCTCAACCGGAAGATGCCCGACTCGGGCACCTCCTTCACGTGGGCGGCCCGTGCTTTCGGGCCCTGGGTCGGATGGATGGCCGGCTGGGGGCTCGTGGCCGCCACCATCCTGGTGCTGTCGAACCTCGCGGGCATCGCGGTGGAGTTCCTGTTCCTGCTGATCGATCAGATCGCGGGCAGCCCCGGCACGATCGCCGAACTGGCGTTCAACCCCTTCATCAATGTCGGGGTCTGCCTCCTGTTCATGCTGGGGGCGACGCTGATCTCCTACCGCGACATGCAGACCACGCAGAAGCTGCAATACGTGCTGGTCACGTTCCAGGTGCTCGTCCTCGTGATCTTCTCGGTCGCCGCATTCGTCCACGTCGCCCAGGGGAACGCCTTCGACGCGAGCCCGGTCGAGCTCTCCTGGTTCAACCCCTTCGCGGTCGGATCGCTCACCGCGGTCGTCGCCGGTCTCTCCCTCTCGATCTTCATCTTCTGGGGCTGGGACGTCACCCTCACGATGAACGAGGAGACCAAGAACCCCGAGAAGACGCCGGGCCGCGCCGCCACCCTCACCGTGGTCACGATCGTCGTGCTGTACCTGCTCATCTCGGTGTCGCTGCTGGCGTTCGCGGGAACCGGCGAGGAAGGGCTGGGCCTCGGAAACCCCGACATCCAGGCCAACGTCTTCTTCTATCTGTCCGGGCCGATCCTCGGACCGATGGCGTTCCTCGTCTCGCTCGCGGTGCTCACCAGCTCCGCATCGTCGCTGCAGTCGACCTTCGTCGGGCCCGCACGCACGCTGCTGTCGATGGGGCACTACGGGGCGCTGCCCCCGGCCTTCGCGAAGGTGAGCCCGCGGTTCTTCACGCCGGGCTACGCGACGGTCGTCTCGGCCATCGTGGCCTCCGCGTTCTACGCGATCATGCGGTTCGTCAGCGAAGACACCCTGTGGGACACGATCCTCACGCTCGGCATGATGATCTGCTTCTACTACGGCATCACGGCGTTCGCGTGCGTGTGGTACTTCCGCAAGCAGTGGTTCGACTCGGTCCGCAACGTGTTCTTCACGTTCCTGTTCCCGCTGATCGGCGGGGCGATCCTCGCCTGGCTGTTCTTCTCGACGCTCATCGATTCGATGGACCCGGCGTACGGCAGTGGTTCCCAGATCGGCGGTGTGGGTATCGTCTTCATCCTCGGCATGGTGATCATCGGTGCCGGCATCGTCATCATGATCTGGCAGGCCGTCAAACGTCCGGCGTTCTTCCGCGGAGAGACCCTCTCGATGGACGCCCCCGCAAGTCTGCGTCGCGCTCGCCGCTGA
- a CDS encoding helix-turn-helix transcriptional regulator has protein sequence MTTAATSQNSLDRDDDQEVDSLTIGRRIRQLRTDRGMTLDELATAVDRAPSQLSMIENGRREPKLTLLQAIARALGTTLDALLESQPLDERSTLEIGLERAMRGQTFQALGIAPFRIAKTVPTDALKAMLALQGEIDRLRDERAATPEEARRANVALRRLMRTQDNYFPDLEKRARDLLAAVGHPGGPLTQRTASDIAAHLGFTLHYVPDLPQTTRSVADLKNGRLYLSSRLTAKGDPRTAVLQALSSRILGHEEPTSYAAFLRQRVETNYLTGALLIPEAHAVPFLQDAKANRSISIEDLRDAYSVSYETAAHRFTNLATMHLDIRVHFLKVHESGTITKSYENDDVNFPTDRIGSSEGQMCCRKWTSRVVFDVDDKFNPYYQYTDTGNGTYWCTARVEASSEGAHSVSVGVRFDDTKWFLGRDTPNRGMSKHSVEVCCRRAPADLESSWRDNAWPNVRTPRTLLATLPTGAFPGVDTTDVYEFLEAHAPR, from the coding sequence ATGACCACGGCAGCGACCTCGCAGAACTCTCTCGATCGCGACGACGATCAAGAGGTGGATTCCCTCACGATCGGCCGCCGCATCCGTCAGTTGCGCACCGACCGCGGCATGACCCTGGACGAGCTTGCGACGGCGGTGGATCGCGCGCCCAGCCAGCTGTCGATGATCGAGAACGGTCGGCGGGAGCCGAAGCTGACCCTGCTGCAGGCGATCGCCCGGGCGCTCGGCACGACGCTGGACGCGCTCCTCGAGTCGCAGCCGCTCGACGAGCGCTCCACGCTGGAGATCGGACTGGAGCGCGCGATGCGCGGGCAGACGTTCCAGGCGCTGGGCATCGCACCGTTCCGCATCGCGAAGACCGTGCCGACGGATGCGCTGAAGGCGATGCTCGCGCTGCAGGGCGAGATCGACCGGCTCCGCGACGAGCGCGCGGCCACGCCGGAGGAGGCGCGGCGCGCGAACGTGGCGCTGCGCCGTCTGATGCGCACGCAGGACAACTACTTCCCCGACCTGGAGAAGCGCGCACGCGATCTGCTCGCCGCCGTCGGCCACCCCGGCGGACCGCTCACTCAGCGCACGGCATCCGACATCGCCGCCCACCTCGGATTCACGCTGCACTACGTGCCCGACCTGCCGCAGACCACGCGCAGCGTCGCCGACCTGAAGAACGGGCGGCTCTACCTCTCCAGCAGGCTGACAGCGAAGGGCGACCCCCGCACGGCCGTGCTGCAGGCGCTGTCCAGCCGCATCCTCGGTCATGAGGAGCCCACCAGCTACGCCGCGTTCCTGCGGCAGCGCGTCGAGACCAATTACCTCACCGGCGCGCTCCTGATCCCGGAGGCGCACGCCGTGCCGTTCCTGCAGGACGCCAAGGCGAACCGCTCGATCTCGATCGAGGACCTCCGCGACGCGTACTCGGTGTCGTACGAGACGGCCGCGCACCGCTTCACGAATCTCGCGACGATGCATCTCGACATCCGGGTGCACTTCCTGAAGGTGCATGAGTCGGGCACGATCACGAAGTCGTACGAGAACGACGACGTCAACTTCCCGACCGACCGGATCGGCTCCAGCGAGGGCCAGATGTGCTGCCGCAAGTGGACCAGCCGTGTCGTGTTCGACGTCGACGACAAGTTCAACCCGTACTACCAGTACACCGACACCGGCAACGGCACGTACTGGTGCACCGCGCGGGTCGAGGCCTCCAGCGAGGGCGCGCACTCGGTCAGCGTCGGCGTGCGCTTCGACGACACGAAGTGGTTCCTCGGCCGGGACACCCCCAACCGAGGGATGTCGAAGCACTCCGTCGAGGTGTGCTGCCGTCGCGCCCCGGCCGATCTGGAGTCGTCGTGGCGCGACAATGCGTGGCCGAACGTGCGCACCCCGCGCACACTGCTCGCGACCCTCCCGACCGGCGCCTTCCCCGGCGTCGACACGACCGACGTGTACGAGTTCCTCGAGGCGCACGCACCGCGCTGA
- a CDS encoding universal stress protein translates to MTARIVVGYTATDAGADAVALGARLAAASDASLDVVVVLPADDRSVITPPDAGYDRYLRTQAAEWLADAVATIPDAVTHRSHVRYGESFAAGLITIADELDAAYIVVGAANGGMRGRHRLGTVATELLHSSDVPVALAPEGSRRIDPSTGISRVTAAIGTRPGAEALLSESVALASAAGAQLRILSLVTVDLPTSVDTGVIRIAGAAHADEVVAKARTTLPAGIDAEAVVARGDSIEDAVQHLGWEPGEIAVVGSSRLAQPRRLFLGSTAAKMLHELPVPMIVVPRTRTTEGGQR, encoded by the coding sequence ATGACCGCGCGCATCGTCGTCGGATACACCGCCACGGACGCCGGTGCCGACGCGGTGGCACTCGGGGCGCGGCTGGCCGCAGCATCGGATGCATCCCTCGACGTCGTCGTCGTCCTTCCCGCCGATGATCGCAGCGTGATCACTCCGCCCGACGCGGGGTACGACCGATACCTGCGCACCCAGGCCGCCGAATGGCTGGCCGACGCGGTGGCGACGATCCCGGATGCCGTCACCCACCGCTCGCACGTCCGCTACGGCGAGTCTTTCGCGGCGGGGCTGATCACGATCGCGGACGAGCTCGACGCCGCCTACATCGTCGTCGGTGCGGCCAACGGCGGTATGCGCGGCCGGCATCGGCTCGGCACAGTCGCGACCGAACTGCTGCATTCGTCGGACGTGCCCGTGGCGCTCGCGCCCGAGGGCTCGCGGCGGATCGACCCGTCCACCGGCATCAGCCGCGTCACGGCCGCCATCGGCACCCGTCCCGGCGCCGAGGCGCTCCTGAGCGAAAGCGTCGCCCTGGCGAGCGCGGCCGGCGCGCAGCTGCGCATCCTCTCGCTCGTGACCGTGGACCTGCCGACCTCGGTCGACACCGGGGTCATCCGCATCGCCGGTGCCGCCCACGCCGACGAGGTCGTGGCCAAGGCCCGCACCACCCTCCCCGCCGGGATCGACGCCGAGGCTGTCGTCGCGCGCGGTGACAGCATCGAAGACGCCGTGCAGCACCTCGGCTGGGAGCCGGGGGAGATCGCCGTCGTCGGTTCCAGCAGGCTCGCACAGCCGCGCCGCCTGTTCCTCGGCTCGACCGCAGCGAAGATGCTGCACGAGCTTCCCGTCCCCATGATCGTCGTGCCTCGCACCCGTACCACCGAAGGAGGGCAGCGATGA
- a CDS encoding PucR family transcriptional regulator has protein sequence MATRRREVAMGSDTEAPTLRALLHRRDLLLRLEGDEQDLEPGALDRPLRWVHSSDLADPTPFLLEGLVLLTTGTQFLDLPGYVVSEADGDDAYVEYVRRLTARGVVGLGFGTEVVRAGIPPELAAACRQERMPLFEVPYRTPFIAVARAHAEAVAAQAYARRSWALAAQRAISLAALRPDGLGATLAELARQLDTWVGLFDSVGALSREHPPRGVDAEVLAELHDEVGAVLRRGARAGSSLRIGETPFTLQTLGRGGHLRGVIAIASGDLDQEGRGVVTAVIAMAGLALEQQQGLSRAHGHLRAGLVQSLLTGDPTLARRIARDVWGPLPTAPVTIAVTDAAASRIDAITELLEMHADDRRGGLFFGRGDDGLVLVVPSGEEGVLEEVVARFGVRLGIAEPTGYDGFAPAVRQARVALEGSTEPLARYADLARGGVMAALATEEARTLALSTLEPLLQHDDEHGTALRETLQAWLENDTSHEASAQALGVHRHTVRARIALAERVLGRPLGTFAARAEIWAAFQAIGDER, from the coding sequence GTGGCGACACGACGACGCGAGGTGGCGATGGGCTCTGACACGGAGGCACCGACGCTGCGTGCGCTCCTGCACCGGCGAGACCTCCTGCTGCGGCTGGAGGGCGACGAGCAGGACCTCGAGCCCGGAGCACTGGATCGGCCGCTGCGCTGGGTGCACAGCTCGGACCTGGCCGACCCGACGCCGTTCCTGCTGGAGGGGCTGGTGCTCCTCACCACGGGCACGCAGTTCCTCGACCTCCCGGGCTACGTCGTGTCCGAAGCCGACGGGGACGACGCGTACGTCGAGTACGTCCGCAGGCTCACCGCCCGCGGCGTGGTGGGGCTCGGGTTCGGCACCGAAGTGGTGCGCGCCGGGATCCCGCCCGAGCTGGCCGCAGCGTGCCGCCAGGAGCGGATGCCGCTGTTCGAGGTGCCCTATCGCACCCCGTTCATCGCCGTGGCCCGGGCGCACGCCGAGGCCGTCGCCGCGCAGGCCTACGCACGGCGCAGCTGGGCACTGGCGGCGCAGCGTGCGATCTCGCTCGCCGCGCTGCGGCCCGACGGGCTCGGCGCTACGCTTGCCGAGCTCGCCCGCCAGCTGGACACCTGGGTCGGGCTGTTCGACTCGGTCGGTGCGCTCTCACGGGAGCATCCGCCGCGCGGGGTCGACGCCGAGGTGCTGGCCGAGCTGCACGACGAGGTCGGTGCGGTGCTGCGCCGTGGGGCGCGCGCCGGATCGTCGCTGCGGATCGGCGAGACGCCGTTCACGCTGCAGACGCTCGGCCGCGGCGGACACCTGCGCGGGGTCATCGCGATCGCCTCGGGCGATCTCGACCAGGAGGGCCGCGGCGTCGTGACCGCCGTCATCGCGATGGCCGGGCTCGCCCTCGAGCAGCAGCAGGGGCTCTCTCGCGCCCACGGGCATCTGCGCGCGGGGCTCGTGCAATCGCTGCTGACCGGTGATCCGACCCTGGCCCGGCGCATCGCGCGCGACGTCTGGGGGCCGCTGCCGACCGCGCCCGTGACGATCGCGGTGACGGATGCCGCGGCATCCCGCATCGACGCGATCACCGAGCTGCTCGAGATGCACGCCGACGACCGGCGCGGTGGGCTGTTCTTCGGCCGCGGCGACGACGGGCTCGTCCTGGTCGTGCCCAGCGGCGAGGAGGGCGTGCTCGAGGAGGTGGTGGCGCGGTTCGGCGTGCGCCTCGGCATCGCGGAGCCCACCGGCTACGACGGGTTCGCCCCCGCCGTGCGCCAGGCCCGCGTCGCCCTCGAGGGCAGCACCGAGCCGCTCGCCCGGTACGCCGACCTCGCTCGCGGCGGAGTCATGGCCGCACTGGCGACCGAGGAGGCGCGCACCCTCGCGCTGAGCACCCTGGAACCCCTGCTGCAGCACGACGACGAGCACGGCACCGCGCTGCGCGAGACGCTGCAGGCGTGGCTGGAGAACGACACCTCGCACGAGGCATCCGCTCAGGCACTCGGCGTGCACCGACACACCGTGCGCGCCCGCATCGCGCTGGCCGAACGCGTGCTGGGCCGGCCGCTGGGCACCTTCGCGGCCCGGGCGGAGATCTGGGCGGCGTTCCAGGCGATCGGAGACGAACGATGA